In Halopseudomonas xinjiangensis, a single genomic region encodes these proteins:
- a CDS encoding undecaprenyl-phosphate glucose phosphotransferase encodes MIAKRTNPAVNRRGLTFWGQWLCGVTLVSALLCYLVFEQFGMVSTQYRLLIVITVFCSVPAYMLLHVYHKKHSYLTGLAHLLAGWATLLVGLFVIAFLSDSMHLFSSEVLLNWALYGFLVQGLAYIPLRYFANRHSSRLRIERTSVIIGSGPAAYELAERLTGSNRVPLMGLITSRPDVQTRDGRFPVLGDLSTVREIVEQYGIRRVYIALSLDEVAFIEELYLTLLDMSVDVVWIPDFGRMPLLNQSISQIEQMPAIYLNETPVSSHPASVFSKELMDRSIALLAIIALSPILIASAIGVKLSSPGPVLFRQPRHGWNGEIIHVMKFRSMRQHDDGQVKQATRDDPRVTPFGRFLRKSSIDELPQLFNVLKGEMSLVGPRPHAVTHNDYYSDKIMAYMARHRIKPGITGLAQVTGHRGETETLEKMQQRVEKDLAYINNWSLWLDIKILIKTPFTLFSKDVY; translated from the coding sequence ATGATCGCCAAGCGAACCAATCCCGCTGTAAACCGCCGCGGCCTGACTTTCTGGGGCCAATGGTTATGTGGAGTGACGCTTGTCAGCGCCCTGCTTTGCTACTTGGTCTTTGAACAGTTCGGCATGGTCTCGACACAGTACAGACTGCTGATCGTGATCACCGTGTTCTGCTCTGTACCGGCATATATGCTGCTACACGTGTACCACAAGAAGCATTCCTATCTCACCGGCCTGGCTCACCTGCTGGCCGGCTGGGCGACGCTGTTGGTCGGACTGTTCGTCATCGCCTTTCTCAGTGACAGCATGCATCTCTTTTCTTCGGAGGTGCTGTTGAACTGGGCGCTGTATGGTTTCCTGGTGCAGGGCCTGGCTTACATTCCGCTGCGCTATTTTGCCAACCGTCATTCGAGCCGGCTGCGTATCGAGCGCACCTCAGTCATCATCGGTTCCGGCCCTGCCGCCTATGAACTGGCCGAGCGGCTAACCGGATCCAACCGTGTTCCGCTGATGGGTCTGATCACGTCCAGACCCGATGTGCAAACGCGCGACGGACGCTTTCCGGTCCTCGGCGATCTGTCCACCGTGCGCGAAATCGTCGAGCAGTATGGCATTCGTCGCGTGTATATCGCTTTGAGCCTGGACGAAGTCGCCTTCATCGAAGAGTTGTACCTGACGCTGCTGGACATGAGCGTGGACGTCGTCTGGATTCCCGATTTTGGGCGCATGCCGCTACTCAACCAGTCAATTTCGCAGATCGAACAGATGCCCGCCATCTACCTGAACGAGACACCCGTCAGCTCGCACCCGGCTTCGGTTTTCAGCAAGGAATTGATGGACCGCAGCATCGCGTTGCTGGCGATCATCGCGCTGAGCCCGATCCTCATTGCCTCGGCGATCGGCGTGAAGCTGTCCTCCCCTGGTCCGGTCCTGTTCCGCCAGCCGCGTCATGGGTGGAACGGTGAGATCATCCACGTGATGAAATTCCGTTCGATGCGCCAGCACGACGACGGCCAGGTCAAGCAGGCGACACGAGACGATCCCCGCGTGACCCCGTTCGGCCGCTTTCTACGTAAGAGCTCTATCGACGAACTGCCCCAGTTGTTCAACGTGCTCAAGGGCGAAATGTCTTTGGTGGGGCCGCGCCCTCACGCCGTCACCCACAATGATTATTACAGCGACAAGATCATGGCTTACATGGCGCGCCATCGGATCAAGCCGGGCATCACCGGCCTGGCGCAGGTGACTGGTCACCGGGGCGAGACCGAGACGCTGGAAAAGATGCAGCAGCGCGTCGAGAAGGACCTGGCCTATATCAACAACTGGTCGCTGTGGCTGGACATCAAGATACTCATCAAGACGCCCTTCACACTGTTTTCGAAGGACGTCTACTAG
- a CDS encoding UDP-glucose dehydrogenase family protein gives MNITVVGTGYVGLVTGACIAEMGNTVYCVDVNRDKIENLKKGILPIYEPELDTIVVENHAAGRLQFTTSLKEAMAETDVYFIAVGTPPGEDGSADLRYVLDVAREIGSLMERPSVVINKSTVPVGTADKVRDTVRQQLEARGVDIEFDVVSNPEFLKEGAAVDDFMHPDRIIVGTDSARARQIMDELYAPFIRNHPRMMFMGVRDAEMTKYAANAMLATKISFMNEVASLCERLGVDVENVRLGIGSDQRIGFHFIYAGCGYGGSCFPKDVKALISIAHQNDFEPKLLQAVEARNDLQKHSLFNKVSAHFSGDLEGRTIAVWGLAFKPGTDDMREAPSVVLINSLINAGAKVRAFDPVAHETAPREFPEEWFTEKKLEIVDGQYEAAIDADALVLVTEWKPFRRPDFKALKKLLRTPVIVDGRNQYDPAQTQRAGFHYYGIGRMPTHAAI, from the coding sequence ATGAACATAACTGTCGTTGGAACCGGCTACGTCGGACTTGTCACTGGAGCCTGCATCGCGGAAATGGGCAACACCGTGTATTGCGTCGACGTGAACCGGGACAAGATCGAAAACCTGAAGAAGGGCATCCTGCCGATCTACGAGCCAGAGCTCGATACCATCGTCGTGGAAAACCATGCCGCAGGCCGACTGCAGTTCACCACCTCGCTCAAGGAAGCGATGGCTGAGACAGACGTGTACTTCATTGCCGTCGGCACCCCGCCCGGCGAGGACGGCTCGGCTGACTTGCGTTACGTACTGGATGTCGCCCGTGAGATCGGCAGCCTCATGGAACGTCCCTCGGTAGTCATCAATAAGTCCACGGTTCCGGTTGGCACCGCAGACAAGGTTCGCGATACGGTGCGCCAGCAGCTCGAAGCGCGCGGCGTGGACATCGAGTTCGATGTGGTATCCAACCCTGAATTTCTCAAGGAAGGCGCCGCGGTGGATGACTTCATGCATCCAGATCGCATTATTGTCGGTACCGACAGTGCTCGTGCCCGCCAGATCATGGACGAGCTGTACGCCCCGTTCATTCGCAACCATCCCCGTATGATGTTCATGGGCGTACGCGATGCGGAAATGACCAAATATGCCGCCAACGCCATGCTCGCCACCAAAATTTCCTTCATGAACGAGGTCGCGAGTCTCTGCGAGCGTCTGGGTGTGGATGTGGAAAACGTTCGCCTGGGCATCGGTTCGGATCAACGCATCGGCTTTCATTTCATCTACGCCGGCTGCGGCTACGGCGGCTCCTGCTTCCCGAAAGACGTAAAGGCTCTGATCAGCATTGCTCATCAGAACGACTTCGAGCCCAAGCTGCTGCAGGCCGTCGAAGCGCGTAACGATCTGCAGAAGCACTCGTTGTTCAACAAGGTCTCGGCGCACTTTTCCGGCGATCTCGAAGGTCGCACCATCGCGGTTTGGGGTCTGGCGTTCAAGCCGGGCACCGACGACATGCGCGAAGCGCCCAGCGTCGTGCTGATCAACAGCCTGATCAACGCCGGAGCCAAGGTCCGCGCCTTCGACCCGGTCGCCCATGAAACCGCACCACGCGAGTTTCCTGAAGAGTGGTTTACCGAGAAAAAGCTGGAAATCGTAGATGGCCAGTATGAAGCCGCCATCGATGCCGACGCGCTGGTGCTGGTCACCGAATGGAAGCCCTTCCGCCGTCCGGACTTCAAGGCACTCAAGAAGCTGCTGCGCACACCGGTGATCGTGGACGGACGCAATCAGTACGATCCGGCACAGACTCAGCGGGCCGGCTTCCATTATTACGGTATCGGGCGCATGCCAACACATGCCGCAATCTGA
- a CDS encoding lipopolysaccharide biosynthesis protein produces MPQSELANPGMDQRTDKPNAGGGRLREFSQRMLRNRLLRNIATVVSGTAGAQALTLAFMPVITRIYGPDNYGVLGVFMGLAMMLIPVAALCYPTSVVLPRRDSDALGLVKLSLLMAGLTSCVLAAFLLIAGDWFAATVSVEAAAPFLLLLPAVTFAGAALETAQQWLFRKQLFRVTAKVSVLYSLMHNSIRSLAGLLSPTAAVLVVTTGFGPALHSLMLLVGIRKGPPLQVKPDVEKREAPTRLRDLAHRYRDFPQFRAPQMLINTVSQNLPTIVLAAYFGPAAAGFFALCKQALTMPTHLIGKSVADVYYPKLARSIDKGEPITGTVMKAVAGLAAVGLIPFALVFAIGPWMFATVFGDEWRSAGEFARWLALGEYVVFMSRPCTVAIPALGLQRLSLIFEICSTTLRVAALFFGAAVLNEQIGTVMAFSAASIVIYFALILVVFIQARKWHANLRKVDRVA; encoded by the coding sequence ATGCCGCAATCTGAACTGGCGAACCCCGGCATGGATCAGCGCACTGATAAGCCGAACGCCGGAGGCGGACGGCTGCGCGAATTCAGCCAACGTATGTTACGCAACAGACTGCTGCGCAACATAGCTACCGTAGTCTCCGGAACCGCGGGTGCCCAGGCGTTGACACTGGCGTTCATGCCAGTAATAACCCGCATCTACGGGCCGGACAACTACGGTGTGTTGGGTGTGTTCATGGGTTTGGCGATGATGCTGATCCCGGTGGCGGCGCTGTGCTACCCGACCTCGGTCGTGCTGCCTCGCCGGGATAGCGATGCGCTTGGCCTGGTCAAGCTGTCTCTTCTGATGGCAGGACTGACCTCCTGCGTACTGGCGGCATTCCTGCTCATAGCCGGGGACTGGTTCGCCGCGACGGTCAGCGTCGAGGCAGCTGCGCCTTTTCTGTTGTTGCTGCCCGCCGTCACCTTCGCTGGCGCCGCGCTGGAAACTGCGCAGCAGTGGCTATTTCGCAAACAGCTGTTCCGGGTCACTGCGAAGGTTTCGGTGCTGTACTCGCTGATGCACAACTCCATCCGCAGCCTCGCCGGGCTCCTTAGCCCGACAGCTGCTGTGCTGGTGGTCACCACCGGCTTTGGCCCGGCGCTTCATTCGCTGATGTTGCTGGTGGGCATCCGGAAGGGCCCACCGCTTCAAGTGAAGCCGGATGTGGAGAAGCGCGAGGCACCAACCCGCCTACGTGATCTGGCGCACCGCTATCGTGACTTTCCGCAGTTTCGCGCACCGCAGATGCTTATCAACACCGTATCGCAAAACCTTCCGACGATCGTGCTGGCTGCCTATTTCGGTCCCGCAGCGGCGGGATTCTTCGCGTTGTGCAAGCAAGCCCTGACCATGCCGACACATCTGATCGGCAAGTCCGTGGCGGATGTGTACTATCCCAAGCTGGCTCGTTCCATTGACAAGGGAGAGCCGATTACCGGGACTGTCATGAAAGCGGTCGCCGGGCTGGCAGCCGTGGGACTGATTCCTTTCGCGTTGGTTTTCGCCATCGGTCCGTGGATGTTCGCCACAGTGTTTGGTGACGAATGGCGCAGTGCAGGTGAGTTTGCCCGCTGGCTGGCGCTGGGCGAATACGTCGTTTTCATGTCGCGTCCGTGCACCGTGGCGATTCCGGCACTGGGATTACAACGCCTGTCGCTGATCTTCGAGATCTGCAGTACCACCTTGCGAGTAGCGGCGCTGTTTTTCGGCGCAGCGGTGCTCAATGAACAGATCGGAACCGTTATGGCTTTCAGTGCAGCGAGCATCGTCATTTATTTTGCACTCATCCTGGTTGTATTCATCCAGGCGCGGAAGTGGCATGCCAATCTGCGCAAAGTGGATCGAGTCGCTTGA
- a CDS encoding glycosyltransferase family protein, with protein MTSATPTIIVVGYNRPDSLRRLLGSLIKGHYPPGNVRLVISLDASNTPEPRKVAEAFDWPFGEKRIVAGDERKGLRKHVLSCGDLTEEYGDVIVLEDDLYVSPYFYEYATRALAYYADAEDVAGVSLYSLNFCQTANLPFIPVDNGNSDVYFLQLAASWGQAWSAKHWRGFRQWLAANGTDISNIRNIPPDVRAWPESSWLKLYNAYIIDQNKFFVYPYCALSTNFGDPGQHFTMASSRFQVAVQQQSKEHRFTSLEDSLAVYDAYCELLPRSIKRRNPKLANHEFVVNLYGHKQPPAGLQLTRTSQRGVLNFEFSMKPMELSVLNDIEGQGIALIDTSELDTQAQNSAQTEYDLYRFFYKFPSLKVIGFGIKEKIKLALSGARR; from the coding sequence ATGACATCTGCGACACCTACCATCATCGTGGTCGGCTACAACCGCCCTGACAGCCTGCGGCGACTGCTGGGATCGCTTATAAAAGGGCATTATCCGCCCGGCAACGTCCGGCTTGTGATAAGCCTGGACGCATCCAACACGCCAGAGCCACGCAAGGTAGCCGAAGCCTTCGATTGGCCATTCGGCGAAAAACGTATAGTGGCCGGAGATGAGCGCAAGGGTTTGCGCAAACACGTACTCAGTTGTGGCGACCTGACCGAAGAGTACGGCGACGTTATCGTGCTCGAGGACGATCTGTACGTGTCGCCCTACTTTTACGAATACGCGACGCGCGCGCTAGCCTATTATGCGGATGCCGAGGACGTAGCCGGCGTCAGCCTGTATAGCCTGAATTTCTGCCAGACGGCCAACCTGCCGTTCATCCCAGTGGACAACGGCAACTCGGATGTCTATTTCCTGCAACTGGCAGCTTCGTGGGGCCAGGCCTGGTCCGCCAAACATTGGCGCGGCTTCCGCCAGTGGCTTGCAGCGAATGGCACGGACATTTCGAATATACGGAACATCCCGCCAGACGTCCGCGCCTGGCCTGAGTCGTCATGGTTGAAGCTTTACAACGCTTACATCATCGACCAGAACAAATTTTTCGTATATCCGTACTGCGCCCTGTCGACCAACTTCGGCGATCCGGGACAGCATTTCACCATGGCCTCCTCGCGCTTTCAGGTCGCGGTCCAACAGCAGAGCAAAGAACATCGGTTCACCAGCCTCGAAGACAGCCTCGCGGTCTACGACGCGTACTGCGAGCTGCTGCCACGGAGCATCAAGCGACGCAATCCGAAGCTCGCCAATCACGAATTCGTGGTCAACCTCTACGGCCACAAGCAGCCTCCAGCGGGCCTGCAACTAACCCGTACCAGTCAGCGTGGAGTGCTGAACTTCGAGTTTTCCATGAAGCCCATGGAGCTCAGCGTGCTCAACGATATCGAAGGTCAAGGCATCGCGTTGATCGATACCAGCGAGCTGGACACGCAGGCGCAGAATTCTGCGCAAACCGAATACGATCTGTACCGCTTTTTCTACAAGTTTCCTTCGTTGAAGGTGATCGGCTTCGGCATAAAAGAAAAGATCAAACTGGCGCTCAGCGGCGCTCGACGCTAG
- the gmd gene encoding GDP-mannose 4,6-dehydratase, whose protein sequence is MERKKALITGITGQDGSYLAEFLLEKGYEVHGIKRRASLFNTQRVDHIYQDPHVENKNFVLHYGDLSDSSNLTRIIQEVQPDEVYNLGAQSHVAVSFEAPEYTADVDAMGTLRILEAIRLLGLEKKTRFYQASTSELYGLVQEIPQKETTPFYPRSPYAVAKLYAYWITVNYREAYGMYACNGILFNHESPRRGETFVTRKITRGLANIAQGLENCLYMGNMDALRDWGHAKDYVRMQWMMLQQETPDDFVIATGVQYSVREFIKWSAAELGITLRFEGEGVEEKAIVEKIEGDKAPGLATGDVIVRVDPRYFRPAEVETLLGDPSKAKDVLGWTPEITVQEMCAEMVREDLKVAQRHALLKEHGHEIPVSVEG, encoded by the coding sequence ATGGAACGCAAAAAAGCACTCATCACCGGCATCACAGGTCAGGACGGCTCATACCTGGCAGAATTTCTCCTGGAGAAGGGCTATGAAGTCCACGGCATCAAGCGTCGCGCCTCGCTATTCAACACCCAGCGTGTCGACCACATCTATCAGGATCCGCATGTCGAGAACAAGAATTTCGTTCTGCACTACGGCGACCTGAGCGATTCCTCGAACCTCACCCGCATCATCCAGGAAGTGCAGCCTGACGAGGTCTATAACCTTGGTGCACAGTCACACGTAGCGGTCAGCTTCGAAGCCCCGGAATACACAGCCGACGTCGATGCCATGGGTACCCTGCGTATCCTCGAAGCAATCCGCCTGCTGGGCCTGGAAAAGAAGACCCGCTTCTATCAGGCCTCGACCTCCGAGCTCTACGGTCTGGTGCAGGAGATCCCGCAGAAGGAAACCACGCCCTTCTACCCGCGCTCACCCTATGCGGTGGCCAAGCTGTACGCCTACTGGATCACCGTGAACTATCGCGAAGCCTATGGCATGTACGCCTGCAACGGCATCCTGTTCAACCACGAGTCTCCGCGCCGCGGCGAAACCTTCGTTACCCGCAAGATCACCCGCGGCCTGGCGAACATTGCCCAGGGTCTGGAAAACTGCCTGTACATGGGCAACATGGATGCGCTGCGTGACTGGGGCCATGCCAAGGACTACGTCCGTATGCAGTGGATGATGCTGCAGCAGGAGACCCCTGACGACTTCGTCATCGCTACCGGCGTTCAGTACTCGGTCCGCGAGTTCATCAAGTGGTCCGCCGCAGAACTGGGCATCACCCTGCGCTTCGAAGGCGAAGGCGTGGAAGAAAAAGCCATCGTCGAGAAGATCGAAGGCGACAAGGCTCCAGGCCTGGCTACAGGTGACGTGATCGTTCGCGTCGACCCGCGCTACTTCCGCCCTGCAGAAGTGGAAACCCTGCTCGGCGATCCGAGCAAGGCCAAGGACGTCCTCGGCTGGACCCCGGAGATCACCGTGCAGGAAATGTGCGCAGAGATGGTCCGTGAAGATCTCAAGGTCGCTCAGCGCCACGCGCTGCTCAAGGAGCACGGCCACGAGATTCCGGTCAGCGTGGAGGGTTGA
- the fcl gene encoding GDP-L-fucose synthase has protein sequence MAADFDQRIFVAGHRGMVGSAIVRRLEALGYRNIVTRNRNELNLLDQHAVNEFFQTEGIDQVYLAAAKVGGIHANNEYPAEFIYENLMIEANIIHAAHSAGVEKLLFLGSSCIYPKHAEQPMREEALLTGILEPTNEPYAIAKIAGIKLCESYNRQYGRDYRSVMPTNLYGPHDNYHPENSHVIPALLRRFHEATQRGDEEVVVWGSGKPMREFLHVDDMAAASVHVMNLDTETYQQHTQPMLSHINVGTGEDCTIRELAETVKKVTEFPGKLTFDASKPDGTPRKLMDVSRLERLGWKSSIKLEEGLRDAYQWFVEHKDDARG, from the coding sequence ATGGCGGCTGACTTCGACCAGCGCATCTTCGTAGCCGGCCATCGCGGGATGGTCGGCTCGGCGATCGTCCGGCGCCTCGAGGCGCTGGGCTATCGCAACATTGTCACACGCAACCGCAACGAGCTGAACCTGCTGGATCAGCACGCTGTAAATGAATTCTTCCAGACCGAAGGCATCGACCAGGTGTACCTGGCCGCAGCCAAGGTCGGGGGCATTCACGCGAACAACGAGTACCCCGCCGAGTTCATCTACGAGAACCTGATGATCGAGGCCAACATCATCCACGCCGCGCATAGCGCCGGTGTGGAGAAGTTGCTCTTCCTCGGCTCCTCGTGCATCTACCCCAAGCATGCCGAGCAGCCGATGCGTGAAGAGGCCTTGCTCACCGGCATTCTCGAGCCGACCAACGAGCCCTATGCGATCGCCAAGATTGCCGGTATCAAGCTCTGCGAAAGCTATAATCGCCAGTACGGCCGTGATTATCGCAGCGTGATGCCGACCAACCTGTATGGTCCGCACGACAACTACCACCCGGAAAACAGCCACGTCATCCCTGCCCTGCTGCGCCGCTTCCACGAAGCGACCCAGCGCGGCGATGAAGAAGTGGTGGTCTGGGGCAGCGGCAAGCCGATGCGCGAGTTCCTGCATGTGGACGATATGGCCGCGGCCAGCGTGCACGTGATGAACCTCGACACCGAAACCTATCAGCAGCACACCCAGCCGATGCTCTCGCACATCAACGTCGGCACTGGCGAGGATTGCACCATTCGCGAGCTGGCCGAAACGGTCAAGAAGGTCACCGAGTTCCCCGGCAAGCTGACCTTCGACGCCAGCAAGCCTGACGGTACGCCGCGCAAGTTGATGGACGTCTCGCGTCTGGAACGGCTCGGCTGGAAGAGCAGCATCAAGCTCGAGGAAGGGCTGCGTGATGCGTATCAGTGGTTCGTTGAGCACAAGGACGACGCCCGAGGCTGA
- a CDS encoding GDP-mannose mannosyl hydrolase → MYLDKNTFRSVVAHAPLVSLDLVVRNAEGEILLGRRVNRPAQGDWFVPGGRIMKNERLDDAFARITEAELGQSFARSQARLLDLYEHFYEDSVFGPTPDTHYVVAGYLLDLPAGCSLSLPKSQHDGFRWWTVADMRSSTAVHENSRAYLAAVDR, encoded by the coding sequence ATGTACTTGGACAAGAATACGTTTCGGAGCGTGGTGGCCCACGCTCCGCTGGTCTCGCTCGACCTGGTGGTTCGAAATGCCGAAGGCGAGATTTTGCTTGGCCGACGCGTGAACCGCCCCGCGCAGGGTGACTGGTTCGTGCCAGGGGGGCGCATCATGAAGAACGAGCGTCTCGACGATGCCTTCGCACGCATAACCGAGGCCGAGCTCGGCCAGTCCTTCGCCCGCTCGCAGGCCCGATTACTCGATCTGTACGAGCACTTCTACGAAGACAGCGTCTTTGGCCCGACGCCAGATACACATTACGTTGTCGCTGGTTACCTGTTGGATCTGCCGGCAGGTTGCTCACTTAGCCTGCCGAAAAGCCAGCATGATGGATTCCGCTGGTGGACCGTCGCCGATATGCGCAGCAGCACTGCTGTGCATGAGAATTCCCGCGCATATCTGGCAGCCGTCGATCGCTGA
- a CDS encoding glycosyltransferase — protein sequence MTQFTIVTINWNNLAGLQKTYQSVASQTYRNLRWIVVDGASNDGAAEWLQTIDEPWAEITSEPDNGLYDAMNKGLEKAVTTPGYTLFLNSGDWLYDERVLELVAKTIEQASVAPKYVYGDFARFTGAGRLHQFPGKPIERLFIGMPSSHQAMYFENELLKTVRFRDSYKLSADYCMLIEFVNQIESREQIVHIRQPLCVFDNTGVSVQRRFEALKEDVHIRRKHLKLSAFRNYGLYALHYVHTHVRNLQAALERKTA from the coding sequence ATGACCCAGTTCACTATCGTCACTATAAATTGGAATAACCTGGCCGGTCTGCAGAAGACCTACCAGAGTGTCGCCAGCCAGACCTATCGCAACCTTCGCTGGATCGTGGTGGATGGCGCTTCCAACGACGGCGCAGCGGAATGGCTGCAGACCATCGATGAGCCGTGGGCGGAGATTACCTCCGAGCCTGACAACGGCCTGTACGACGCGATGAACAAAGGGCTGGAGAAAGCCGTCACCACACCTGGCTATACGCTGTTTCTGAACAGCGGCGACTGGCTGTATGACGAGCGGGTGCTGGAACTGGTCGCGAAAACCATCGAACAGGCGTCCGTGGCTCCGAAGTACGTCTATGGAGACTTCGCTCGCTTTACCGGCGCCGGTCGCCTGCACCAGTTTCCAGGCAAGCCGATCGAGCGTCTGTTCATCGGCATGCCTTCGAGCCACCAGGCGATGTATTTCGAGAACGAGCTACTCAAGACCGTGCGTTTCAGGGATTCGTACAAGCTCTCCGCGGACTACTGCATGCTCATCGAATTCGTCAACCAGATCGAGTCGCGCGAGCAGATTGTGCATATCCGTCAACCGCTATGTGTATTCGATAACACTGGCGTGTCGGTACAACGCCGCTTCGAAGCCCTGAAGGAAGACGTGCACATTCGTCGCAAGCATCTAAAGCTGTCGGCGTTTCGAAACTACGGTCTGTATGCGCTGCATTACGTGCATACCCACGTCAGAAACCTGCAAGCTGCGCTGGAACGCAAAACAGCTTGA